In Siniperca chuatsi isolate FFG_IHB_CAS linkage group LG20, ASM2008510v1, whole genome shotgun sequence, the following proteins share a genomic window:
- the LOC122867193 gene encoding probable phosphatase phospho1 isoform X2, with protein MTAPSNLTNSAPQQQRFLVLFDFDETIINENSDDAVVRALPGQQLPDWLKNSYREGHYNEHMQKVLAYVAEQGVSEDSIYSVVEKIPPTPGLLNLLQYLQSHQQDFELAVVSDANMYFIETWLDRAGVRHLFRKIFTNPASFDATGRLVLLPFHSHSCSRCPENMCKQVILREYLAARRKERGGAPFQKVFYIGDGANDICPSLALGPRDAAFPRRDFPMHRLLLEMQESQAAKFKANVVPWVSGEDIVDCLKKIMEER; from the coding sequence ATGACAGCTCCATCAAACCTAACCAATTCAGCGCCACAGCAACAGCGCTTTTTGGTGTTGTTCGACTTTGATGAGACCATCATCAATGAGAACAGTGATGATGCTGTGGTGCGTGCTCTGCCTGGCCAACAGCTTCCTGACTGGCTGAAAAACAGCTACAGGGAGGGGCACTACAACGAGCACATGCAGAAGGTCTTGGCTTATGTGGCGGAGCAGGGCGTGTCTGAGGACTCCATCTATTCAGTGGTGGAGAAGATCCCACCGACACCTGGCCTCCTGAACCTCCTGCAGTATCTGCAGAGCCACCAGCAGGACTTTGAGCTGGCGGTGGTCTCCGACGCCAACATGTACTTCATCGAGACGTGGCTGGACCGTGCTGGGGTGCGTCACCTTTTCCGGAAGATTTTCACAAACCCGGCCAGTTTTGATGCGACTGGCCGGCTTGTGCTGCTCCCTTTCCACTCCCACTCGTGCTCCCGTTGTCCTGAAAACATGTGCAAGCAGGTGATCCTTCGGGAGTATCTGGCGGCCCGGCGAAAGGAGCGTGGCGGTGCTCCCTTCCAGAAGGTATTCTATATCGGTGATGGGGCCAATGATATCTGTCCCTCTCTGGCCCTCGGGCCCCGGGACGCAGCTTTCCCCAGGAGGGACTTCCCCATGCACAGGCTGCTGCTCGAGATGCAAGAGTCCCAGGCAGCCAAGTTCAAGGCAAACGTAGTTCCTTGGGTCAGCGGCGAGGACATAGTGGACTGCCTGAAGAAAATAATGGAAGAGAGATGA
- the LOC122867193 gene encoding probable phosphatase phospho1 isoform X1 has protein sequence MRSPEPGTSPTIPACVPSAGSLTTSNHMNSSGVCRDGSYCYAAKRGTTHHFLHTPKMTAPSNLTNSAPQQQRFLVLFDFDETIINENSDDAVVRALPGQQLPDWLKNSYREGHYNEHMQKVLAYVAEQGVSEDSIYSVVEKIPPTPGLLNLLQYLQSHQQDFELAVVSDANMYFIETWLDRAGVRHLFRKIFTNPASFDATGRLVLLPFHSHSCSRCPENMCKQVILREYLAARRKERGGAPFQKVFYIGDGANDICPSLALGPRDAAFPRRDFPMHRLLLEMQESQAAKFKANVVPWVSGEDIVDCLKKIMEER, from the exons ATGCGGTCGCCGGAGCCGGGCACCTCGCCTACTATCCCCGCTTGTGTGCCCTCCGCCG GCAGCTTAACCACATCAAATCACATGAATTCCTCTGGAGTCTGCAGAGATGGCAGTTACTGCTACGCTGCTAAG AGAGGGACCACTCACCATTTCCTTCACACACCAAAGATGACAGCTCCATCAAACCTAACCAATTCAGCGCCACAGCAACAGCGCTTTTTGGTGTTGTTCGACTTTGATGAGACCATCATCAATGAGAACAGTGATGATGCTGTGGTGCGTGCTCTGCCTGGCCAACAGCTTCCTGACTGGCTGAAAAACAGCTACAGGGAGGGGCACTACAACGAGCACATGCAGAAGGTCTTGGCTTATGTGGCGGAGCAGGGCGTGTCTGAGGACTCCATCTATTCAGTGGTGGAGAAGATCCCACCGACACCTGGCCTCCTGAACCTCCTGCAGTATCTGCAGAGCCACCAGCAGGACTTTGAGCTGGCGGTGGTCTCCGACGCCAACATGTACTTCATCGAGACGTGGCTGGACCGTGCTGGGGTGCGTCACCTTTTCCGGAAGATTTTCACAAACCCGGCCAGTTTTGATGCGACTGGCCGGCTTGTGCTGCTCCCTTTCCACTCCCACTCGTGCTCCCGTTGTCCTGAAAACATGTGCAAGCAGGTGATCCTTCGGGAGTATCTGGCGGCCCGGCGAAAGGAGCGTGGCGGTGCTCCCTTCCAGAAGGTATTCTATATCGGTGATGGGGCCAATGATATCTGTCCCTCTCTGGCCCTCGGGCCCCGGGACGCAGCTTTCCCCAGGAGGGACTTCCCCATGCACAGGCTGCTGCTCGAGATGCAAGAGTCCCAGGCAGCCAAGTTCAAGGCAAACGTAGTTCCTTGGGTCAGCGGCGAGGACATAGTGGACTGCCTGAAGAAAATAATGGAAGAGAGATGA